A single genomic interval of Rosistilla ulvae harbors:
- a CDS encoding protein-disulfide reductase DsbD family protein, producing MKCQIMVNHGSRLATLICLLALAVPALAQTDRRFNLAPQLPSGLKLGAVEKEVQLTATFEQADGTDRGRVHVKAVVAKDWHLYSVTQPAGGPKRTRLELSEGSPVKLLGPFTPNTAPQKSNPEIFQGVTVEDHVDEVIWTAPIQFADPANLSSTEFEIIVDAQACKDATCLPVEETLTAKFTGSYAPPMAGGEFRDEKSVVSWSAELLPGKVRPGDDAQLIVRATVDDGYHLYKSSTVDANFSTVMIVTKKTALRVGPPTASTEPVLSDQQIPGLAEIAYHEGDVTWTLPIQVDKTAEAGEYPLEAMIGYQACTDTSCLERRGIRLTATIALGKETSDAATPVAITSIEYNQIAEAAAGGDWVDDLSASVNPGSGSGFSIPLALAFGLLGGVILNLMPCVLPVIGLKVMSFVEQAGQDRGKILSLNLWYTLGLLSVFWCLAAVAIGFRTFYGESFSWGEQYTYIQFRLGLMVFVFAMALSFLGTWEIPLPGFATNSSAGALQRKEGPAGAFSKGVFSTVLATPCSGPFLGPVFGFMLTQSNFVVVAVFTAIGLGMALPYLLIGLFPSTIAWLPKPGEWMETLKQGLSFFLLGTVVYLFAGVPDEYRAAVFGMLIAVWFGCWIIGRVPNWESMQKRFTAWCTGASAAIALTLLMFHLLVPAAEIMKWESYSEAKLIALQKQGKTVMVDFTANWCPTCIYNFNSVLNTESMAEALQQHNVVPMKADWSQPSDEIKSKLSELKSASIPLLAIYPAGDPKNPIVLPDILTDSQVKAALKAATGSESVPQSASRDNGLVR from the coding sequence ATGAAGTGTCAAATTATGGTAAACCACGGATCTCGATTGGCAACGCTGATCTGCTTGCTCGCACTCGCTGTCCCTGCTCTGGCTCAAACCGATCGACGATTTAACCTCGCGCCTCAATTGCCATCGGGCTTGAAGTTGGGGGCTGTCGAAAAAGAGGTGCAACTGACAGCGACCTTCGAACAAGCCGACGGCACCGACCGCGGTCGCGTTCATGTCAAAGCGGTTGTTGCCAAGGACTGGCATCTCTATTCGGTTACTCAGCCCGCCGGCGGTCCCAAGCGAACGCGATTAGAACTGAGCGAAGGCAGCCCGGTCAAGCTGCTCGGTCCGTTCACGCCCAACACCGCTCCGCAGAAATCGAATCCCGAGATCTTCCAAGGCGTGACGGTGGAAGACCATGTGGACGAAGTGATCTGGACGGCGCCGATCCAATTCGCCGATCCAGCGAACTTATCGTCGACCGAATTCGAAATCATCGTCGACGCCCAAGCTTGCAAAGACGCCACCTGCCTGCCAGTCGAAGAGACGCTGACGGCAAAGTTCACCGGCAGCTACGCCCCGCCGATGGCCGGCGGCGAATTCCGCGATGAAAAATCGGTCGTCTCTTGGAGTGCCGAGCTGCTACCGGGCAAGGTGCGCCCCGGCGACGATGCTCAATTGATCGTCCGCGCGACCGTCGATGACGGCTACCATCTGTATAAGTCCTCGACCGTCGACGCCAATTTCTCGACCGTTATGATCGTGACCAAGAAGACTGCGTTGCGCGTTGGCCCGCCGACCGCTTCGACCGAACCGGTGCTCAGCGATCAACAAATCCCCGGCCTCGCCGAGATCGCGTATCACGAAGGGGATGTGACCTGGACATTACCGATTCAAGTCGACAAGACTGCCGAAGCGGGCGAATATCCGCTGGAAGCGATGATCGGCTATCAAGCCTGCACCGACACCAGCTGTTTGGAGCGTCGCGGAATTCGCTTAACCGCCACGATCGCCTTGGGCAAAGAAACTTCGGACGCCGCAACGCCGGTCGCTATCACGTCGATCGAATACAACCAGATCGCTGAAGCGGCCGCTGGGGGCGACTGGGTCGACGATCTGTCGGCCAGTGTCAATCCGGGCAGCGGCAGCGGATTCAGTATCCCACTGGCCCTCGCCTTTGGCTTGTTGGGCGGCGTGATTTTGAATCTGATGCCCTGCGTCCTGCCGGTGATCGGTTTGAAGGTGATGTCGTTTGTCGAACAAGCCGGCCAGGATCGCGGTAAAATCCTCTCGCTGAACCTTTGGTATACCCTTGGGTTGCTGTCGGTCTTTTGGTGCTTGGCAGCCGTCGCAATCGGGTTTCGCACCTTTTACGGCGAATCGTTTTCGTGGGGTGAACAATACACTTACATCCAGTTTCGACTGGGGTTGATGGTCTTCGTCTTTGCGATGGCACTCAGCTTCCTGGGCACCTGGGAGATCCCGTTGCCCGGCTTTGCGACCAACAGCTCCGCCGGCGCGCTGCAGCGGAAAGAGGGCCCCGCCGGTGCGTTTTCCAAGGGCGTCTTTTCGACGGTCCTGGCCACGCCCTGCAGTGGACCGTTCCTGGGCCCCGTCTTTGGGTTCATGCTGACGCAATCGAACTTCGTCGTCGTTGCCGTCTTCACGGCGATCGGACTGGGAATGGCGTTGCCCTATCTGTTGATCGGACTGTTCCCCAGCACGATCGCTTGGCTGCCCAAGCCAGGCGAATGGATGGAGACCCTGAAACAAGGGCTCTCCTTCTTCCTGCTGGGAACGGTTGTTTATCTGTTCGCGGGCGTTCCGGATGAATATCGCGCCGCCGTGTTTGGCATGCTGATCGCCGTCTGGTTCGGTTGCTGGATCATCGGCCGCGTACCGAACTGGGAATCGATGCAGAAGCGGTTTACCGCTTGGTGCACCGGTGCGAGTGCGGCGATCGCGCTAACCCTGTTGATGTTCCACTTGTTGGTTCCCGCGGCGGAGATCATGAAGTGGGAATCGTACAGCGAAGCGAAGTTGATAGCATTGCAAAAGCAGGGCAAAACCGTGATGGTCGACTTCACGGCCAATTGGTGCCCGACCTGCATCTACAATTTTAACAGCGTGCTGAATACCGAATCGATGGCCGAAGCGCTTCAACAGCACAACGTCGTCCCGATGAAAGCCGACTGGAGCCAACCGAGCGACGAGATCAAATCGAAGCTCAGCGAATTGAAAAGCGCTTCGATTCCATTGCTGGCAATCTACCCCGCTGGCGATCCCAAGAATCCGATCGTGCTCCCCGACATCTTGACCGACAGCCAGGTCAAAGCAGCGCTGAAGGCGGCAACCGGATCCGAGTCGGTTCCTCAATCGGCATCGCGCGACAATGGCTTGGTGCGATAA
- a CDS encoding DUF1501 domain-containing protein → MLTILGRSGGAGQYCDGVSRRNFIKVGGMTLGTLSLPQLLQAEAAKGEGHRPHKAVINVFLPGGPPHQDMWDLKQDAPSEIRGEFRPIGTSVPGIEICELFPKLAKQMEHCAIIRSVVGAKGPHYSDQCVTGWDARNNEPAGGWPSMGAWVSKLQGPAGNAMPPHVSLMYKTRHAPWGEPGAGGFLGLAHAPFRLMGGKGETSKIDNMVLKDITLERLQDRAGLLKSIDSLQRELDSTGAMDGMDAFTNQALGILTSSKLADAMDLSKEDPAIVERYGTGDPQFRADGAPKMVENLLIARRLVEAGARVVSLNFSRWDWHGQNFKRARQDMPMLDQALAALIQDLVERNLDKDVSVVCWGEFGRTPKINANAGRDHWPRVSTALLACGGMRTGQVIGSTNRLGEHAVDRPIQFQEVLATLYHNLGIDLNTVREFDLRGRPQYPVAQGIEPIRELV, encoded by the coding sequence ATGTTAACGATTCTCGGCCGATCTGGCGGTGCTGGTCAGTATTGTGATGGTGTCTCGCGTCGTAACTTCATCAAAGTCGGCGGGATGACGCTCGGGACGCTTTCGTTGCCCCAGTTGTTGCAGGCCGAAGCGGCCAAAGGCGAGGGGCATCGTCCGCACAAAGCGGTGATCAACGTCTTCCTGCCCGGCGGCCCGCCCCATCAAGACATGTGGGATCTCAAGCAGGATGCCCCCAGCGAAATCCGCGGCGAGTTCCGGCCGATCGGGACCAGCGTGCCGGGGATCGAAATCTGCGAGTTGTTTCCCAAGCTGGCCAAGCAGATGGAGCATTGTGCGATCATCCGTTCGGTCGTTGGCGCTAAAGGGCCGCACTACAGCGACCAATGCGTCACCGGTTGGGACGCTCGGAACAATGAACCGGCCGGCGGCTGGCCGTCGATGGGCGCATGGGTCAGCAAGCTGCAAGGCCCTGCGGGCAACGCGATGCCGCCGCACGTGAGCCTGATGTACAAGACGCGTCATGCGCCATGGGGAGAACCTGGCGCTGGCGGCTTCCTGGGCTTGGCTCATGCACCCTTCCGATTGATGGGTGGCAAAGGCGAAACCTCCAAGATCGACAACATGGTTCTAAAAGACATCACGCTCGAACGACTGCAGGATCGAGCCGGTCTGTTGAAATCGATCGACTCGCTGCAGCGCGAACTCGACAGCACTGGCGCGATGGACGGAATGGATGCCTTCACCAACCAAGCGTTGGGGATCCTGACCAGCAGCAAATTGGCCGACGCGATGGATCTGTCGAAAGAGGATCCCGCGATCGTCGAGCGATATGGCACCGGGGATCCACAGTTCCGCGCCGACGGGGCGCCGAAGATGGTCGAGAATCTGTTGATCGCACGGCGGTTGGTCGAAGCGGGGGCCCGCGTCGTGTCGCTGAACTTCAGCCGTTGGGATTGGCACGGTCAGAACTTCAAACGCGCCCGCCAAGACATGCCGATGCTGGATCAAGCTCTGGCCGCACTGATCCAGGATCTCGTCGAACGCAATCTCGATAAAGATGTCTCGGTCGTCTGCTGGGGTGAATTCGGTCGCACGCCCAAGATCAACGCCAACGCGGGACGCGACCACTGGCCTCGCGTTTCGACAGCGTTGTTGGCCTGCGGTGGAATGCGTACCGGCCAAGTGATCGGTTCGACCAACCGTTTGGGCGAACATGCTGTCGACCGACCGATTCAGTTCCAAGAGGTGTTGGCGACGCTGTATCACAACCTCGGCATCGATCTGAACACGGTTCGCGAGTTCGATCTCCGCGGGCGACCTCAGTATCCTGTCGCTCAGGGAATCGAACCGATCCGCGAACTGGTCTAA
- a CDS encoding hybrid sensor histidine kinase/response regulator, with translation MPHDPPRNRRFAAAVPCVLLGGIVVLCCGGFYLREAGHLKKALLANERTGIDAWAQHVQSNLRPVADDLRQLGNDASLIDYATAGDSESLHRATQQAVVFSRLKPEYDQIRYLNQQGHEVLRVNQHGRVVPEEELQDKSARDYFQKASRLEPGQIYLSAIDLNVEHGQIEQPFRPMLRFAMPIFDESGMRRGVCVINYFAGGMLHCIEEVRPDVAHRLRLLNQRGYWLKASGPEREWGFMFPDRKILPLSKTDSALWKRVESELRGQVQFSSGTLTWQKVDLRKSIATDADSVVAEEQYLIFASEISDEEYADLLSHLKTLAGLLTLVLLGLTMVAYRMYRSKQQATDAMRSSQEDLEQTLDSMDDAFQAREAAESANQAKSEFLASMSHELRTPLNGILGMNELLLNTSLTDRQRQFVQAGDTCGKALMQQINDILDLSKIEAGKLELDIRWCDLETLVYSVAEVFSYSTQKKGYPLDCQIDSQACANVRCDENRLRQILVNLVSNAVKFTKSGSVTLRTQCVDQQANQMRLRFSVIDTGIGIPSDRLDRLFKPFSQVDRSDSREFGGTGLGLSICKQLVEFIGGSIGVESQPGVGSTFWFEATVETEPQNGLVADRRHALAGICVVSVNKTIDARQQIFDSLQAWECPFERFQSLAEAREAIEVAERQGKPFSRVLVDCQSVAADGGGELQRFTQACRLPIIGLAADLDDALQKRLAEMGVGDVLLDPVRPSALFDALATAIAVPEDSMSAAATISTATEASRKTLSAHILVAEDNDINQMYIHELLTRMGCTCDIVFNGDEALTALESNRYDLVLMDCQMPGMDGFSAASEIRRLERTGERSGHMPIVALTANAMKGDRDRCMEAGMDEYLSKPIKLERLREMLSRFLD, from the coding sequence ATGCCACACGATCCCCCTCGCAACCGCCGCTTCGCAGCCGCCGTCCCTTGCGTATTGCTCGGCGGGATCGTTGTATTGTGCTGTGGCGGATTCTATCTTCGCGAAGCGGGGCATCTAAAGAAGGCTTTGCTGGCGAACGAGCGGACAGGAATCGATGCTTGGGCGCAGCATGTTCAATCGAATCTTCGCCCGGTCGCCGACGACCTGCGCCAACTGGGAAACGACGCCAGCCTGATCGACTACGCGACCGCTGGCGACTCCGAATCGCTTCATCGAGCGACGCAGCAGGCGGTTGTGTTCAGCCGATTGAAACCCGAATACGATCAGATCCGCTATCTGAATCAACAGGGTCATGAAGTGCTGCGGGTCAATCAACACGGGCGGGTCGTGCCCGAGGAGGAACTGCAAGACAAATCGGCCCGCGATTACTTTCAGAAGGCGTCCAGGTTGGAACCGGGGCAGATCTATTTGTCCGCCATCGATCTGAATGTCGAACACGGCCAGATCGAGCAGCCGTTTCGTCCGATGCTGCGATTTGCGATGCCGATCTTCGATGAATCGGGAATGCGGCGGGGTGTCTGTGTGATCAACTACTTTGCTGGTGGCATGTTGCACTGCATCGAAGAGGTGCGTCCCGACGTCGCTCATCGGTTGCGTCTGCTGAATCAGCGCGGCTATTGGCTGAAAGCCTCCGGTCCGGAGCGGGAGTGGGGATTTATGTTCCCCGATCGCAAGATCCTACCGCTTTCAAAAACGGACTCAGCGCTTTGGAAGCGGGTGGAATCGGAGCTTCGTGGTCAGGTCCAATTTTCATCGGGGACGTTGACGTGGCAAAAGGTTGACCTGCGAAAGAGCATCGCCACGGATGCCGATTCGGTGGTCGCCGAAGAACAGTACTTGATCTTCGCATCGGAGATCAGCGACGAGGAATATGCCGATCTGTTGTCTCACTTGAAGACGTTAGCTGGGTTGTTGACGCTTGTTCTTTTGGGGCTGACGATGGTCGCCTACCGCATGTACCGGTCGAAACAGCAGGCGACCGATGCGATGCGCAGCAGCCAGGAAGATCTGGAACAAACGCTCGATTCGATGGACGATGCGTTTCAGGCCCGCGAGGCGGCGGAGTCGGCCAACCAGGCGAAAAGCGAATTTCTGGCATCGATGAGCCATGAACTGCGCACGCCGCTCAACGGCATCTTGGGGATGAACGAGTTGTTGTTGAACACGTCGCTGACCGATCGCCAACGGCAATTTGTTCAAGCGGGCGATACGTGTGGCAAGGCGTTGATGCAACAAATTAACGATATCCTCGACCTCTCGAAGATCGAAGCGGGCAAGCTGGAGTTGGATATCCGTTGGTGCGATTTGGAAACGTTGGTCTATTCCGTGGCTGAGGTCTTTTCGTATTCGACACAAAAGAAAGGTTACCCGTTGGATTGCCAGATCGATTCGCAGGCGTGTGCGAACGTGCGATGCGACGAGAATCGTCTGCGGCAGATTTTGGTGAACCTGGTCAGCAACGCCGTCAAGTTCACCAAGTCGGGAAGCGTGACGCTGCGGACTCAGTGCGTCGACCAGCAAGCCAACCAGATGCGGTTGCGATTTTCGGTGATCGATACGGGGATCGGAATCCCCAGCGACCGCCTGGATCGACTCTTCAAACCGTTTTCGCAGGTCGACCGTTCCGATTCACGCGAGTTCGGCGGAACGGGGTTAGGGTTATCGATATGTAAACAGTTGGTGGAGTTCATCGGAGGATCGATCGGGGTGGAAAGTCAGCCTGGGGTCGGTTCGACGTTTTGGTTTGAGGCGACCGTTGAGACCGAACCCCAGAACGGCTTGGTCGCGGATCGCCGCCACGCGTTGGCGGGTATTTGTGTTGTGTCGGTCAACAAAACGATCGATGCGCGGCAACAAATTTTCGATAGCCTGCAAGCGTGGGAGTGTCCTTTTGAACGCTTCCAATCGTTAGCCGAAGCTCGCGAAGCCATTGAAGTCGCCGAGCGTCAGGGCAAGCCGTTCTCTCGCGTTCTGGTCGATTGTCAATCGGTCGCTGCGGATGGTGGTGGCGAATTGCAACGTTTTACACAAGCCTGCCGGTTGCCGATCATCGGCTTGGCCGCCGATTTGGACGACGCGTTGCAGAAGCGTTTGGCGGAAATGGGGGTGGGAGATGTCCTCTTGGATCCGGTCCGACCAAGCGCGCTGTTCGATGCGCTCGCCACGGCGATCGCGGTTCCCGAGGACTCCATGTCCGCGGCGGCAACGATCTCAACGGCCACAGAGGCGTCAAGGAAAACGTTGTCGGCCCACATTCTGGTGGCGGAGGATAACGATATCAACCAGATGTACATTCACGAGTTGCTGACTCGGATGGGCTGCACCTGCGATATCGTCTTCAACGGCGACGAAGCACTGACGGCGCTCGAATCCAACCGCTACGACTTGGTGCTGATGGATTGTCAGATGCCCGGGATGGATGGCTTTTCCGCGGCGAGCGAAATTCGCCGGCTGGAGAGGACAGGTGAACGTTCTGGTCACATGCCGATCGTTGCCTTAACCGCCAACGCGATGAAAGGGGATCGTGATCGATGTATGGAGGCTGGGATGGATGAATATCTCAGCAAGCCGATCAAGTTGGAAAGGTTGCGCGAGATGCTGAGCCGTTTTCTCGATTAG
- a CDS encoding TolC family protein: MQVIHKIIATFSIALPLGFAAAGDPAKPLAPVIGSDQSMQLWNRAAPVNGPAAARAALGRPAPAPPRLAATALGRPFPKTVQRVCEPVAPKPSATIAPAAVRLSIALNGPTPPEDQTPSPSDRLPDSVLMQDNTSQPQEVAPSQPVENEQPSADEAPAIDPLEPPPLIEMPAIQLQPAENADASQKPLPDSPATSSNDVDEVPSIIHTQRLPKVQKPQRLPHIIGESQGSGPSLYDAFRLPDLDNQPHEPLQVSPLPPRADPRLDSEITGIAIPDVPPMRRETIDPPRTEALAEDLPRPAATPSQPLPQFEALLESITETPAADPQPTAPIEAIAPPRTATPQPEGASVVVDRVDPQSSLQRDGKWWDDEVRKPLLRFDRSQAMTLEDAYRAALRFSPELLSLTAEVDSRGYEVARLDAGFDWTVFVESIWAHDDDPVGDALAGAASRLEVNDYGTRFGGRQRNRLGGDLEIAHRTGFRDSNSSFFTPPDQANQRLSIDYTQPLLRGAGYQVNTSPVELSKFAHQVSVEDLQAGIEQQLQVVAVAYWNLVGVRGRFVQTRASWHRADKLLKIVEKRQQIDAGKDNMNRIRSAVASRYAATVSAEYDVVRAQEALLREIFGSNYAQQQGFEFVTTTLPPETGVASDVQQDVEVGLAYRPEVRRALKQIQSAAIENNVADNELLPVLNLVLSTYSASLRGDKNFGDAFRDQFVDSNPGISGGLTFEVPVYNRAANARQRQTVANLKRFEADLQGVAADIALEVRDRWLATAQAATDLDLKGRALVSAHEDLNYVNARMRYLADGTSFTDLYLDNILRAQDRLQASENSLLQSQINYGVAQIDLGRATGTLRQSLIGPPNVASFAQPQLVH; encoded by the coding sequence ATGCAGGTTATTCATAAGATCATCGCGACGTTCTCGATCGCTCTGCCGCTAGGTTTTGCAGCGGCTGGCGATCCAGCCAAACCGTTGGCTCCGGTGATCGGTTCGGACCAGAGCATGCAGCTTTGGAATCGTGCCGCCCCAGTCAACGGGCCTGCCGCGGCACGAGCCGCTCTGGGACGTCCCGCCCCCGCGCCGCCGCGGCTCGCGGCAACAGCGCTTGGCAGGCCCTTTCCTAAAACGGTTCAACGGGTCTGCGAACCGGTGGCGCCCAAGCCGTCTGCCACCATCGCTCCGGCAGCTGTGCGTCTATCGATCGCTCTCAACGGGCCAACGCCTCCTGAGGACCAAACGCCTTCGCCCAGTGACCGGTTGCCCGATTCGGTGCTGATGCAAGACAATACATCGCAGCCGCAGGAAGTGGCTCCGTCGCAGCCTGTTGAAAACGAACAACCATCGGCCGATGAAGCGCCCGCAATCGATCCGCTGGAACCACCGCCGCTTATCGAAATGCCGGCGATCCAGCTGCAGCCAGCGGAAAACGCCGACGCTTCGCAGAAACCGCTGCCCGATTCGCCAGCGACCTCGTCTAACGATGTCGACGAGGTGCCAAGCATCATCCACACCCAGCGGCTGCCGAAGGTTCAGAAGCCCCAGCGTCTGCCGCACATCATCGGTGAATCGCAGGGATCGGGGCCAAGTCTATACGATGCGTTTCGGCTGCCCGATCTGGACAACCAGCCTCACGAACCGTTGCAGGTCTCGCCGCTGCCCCCTCGGGCCGATCCGCGGCTCGACAGCGAGATCACCGGGATCGCGATCCCCGATGTACCGCCAATGCGACGCGAGACGATCGATCCGCCCCGGACCGAAGCGCTGGCCGAAGACCTGCCCCGCCCCGCAGCAACTCCGTCTCAGCCGCTGCCCCAGTTTGAAGCGCTTTTGGAGAGTATCACCGAGACGCCTGCCGCGGACCCGCAGCCGACCGCTCCGATCGAAGCGATCGCCCCGCCTCGCACCGCGACACCACAACCGGAGGGAGCCAGCGTCGTTGTCGATCGCGTCGATCCCCAGTCGTCGCTGCAACGCGATGGCAAGTGGTGGGATGATGAAGTTCGCAAACCTTTGTTGCGGTTCGATCGATCTCAAGCGATGACGCTGGAAGATGCGTACCGAGCGGCGCTGCGGTTTTCACCCGAGCTGTTGTCGTTGACCGCGGAGGTCGACAGCCGTGGTTACGAGGTCGCTCGACTGGACGCCGGATTCGACTGGACGGTGTTTGTCGAATCGATCTGGGCTCACGATGACGACCCCGTGGGGGACGCGTTGGCTGGTGCCGCCAGCCGTTTGGAAGTCAACGATTACGGCACCCGCTTCGGCGGCCGTCAGCGAAATCGACTTGGCGGGGATCTCGAAATCGCACATCGGACAGGTTTCCGCGATTCGAACTCCAGCTTTTTCACCCCGCCGGATCAAGCCAACCAACGCTTGTCGATCGATTACACACAACCGTTGTTGCGCGGTGCTGGTTACCAAGTGAATACCAGTCCGGTCGAACTGTCCAAGTTCGCCCATCAAGTTTCCGTCGAAGATCTGCAGGCCGGAATCGAGCAGCAGTTGCAAGTGGTCGCCGTGGCGTACTGGAATCTGGTTGGCGTCCGCGGCCGGTTCGTCCAAACCCGAGCATCGTGGCACCGCGCCGACAAACTGTTGAAGATCGTCGAGAAGCGTCAGCAGATCGATGCCGGCAAGGACAACATGAACCGCATCCGCAGCGCAGTGGCGTCTCGCTATGCGGCGACGGTGTCGGCTGAATACGATGTGGTGCGGGCTCAGGAAGCTTTGCTCCGCGAGATCTTTGGTTCCAACTACGCTCAACAGCAAGGCTTTGAATTCGTCACCACGACGCTGCCGCCCGAAACGGGTGTAGCCAGCGACGTGCAGCAAGATGTCGAAGTCGGGTTGGCCTATCGCCCCGAGGTGCGGCGAGCGTTGAAGCAGATTCAATCCGCGGCGATCGAAAACAACGTCGCCGACAACGAGTTGCTGCCGGTTCTGAACCTCGTGTTGTCGACCTATTCGGCATCGCTCCGCGGTGACAAGAACTTCGGCGACGCGTTCCGCGATCAGTTCGTCGATTCCAATCCAGGGATCAGCGGCGGGCTGACGTTTGAGGTCCCCGTTTACAACCGCGCCGCAAACGCTCGGCAACGTCAAACGGTCGCCAATCTAAAACGCTTCGAAGCCGATCTGCAGGGCGTGGCGGCCGATATCGCTTTGGAAGTTCGCGATCGCTGGCTGGCGACAGCCCAAGCTGCCACCGATCTCGACCTCAAAGGACGCGCTCTCGTCTCGGCTCACGAAGATCTCAACTACGTCAACGCTCGGATGCGTTATCTCGCCGACGGGACCAGCTTTACCGATCTCTATCTGGACAACATCCTCCGCGCTCAGGACCGTCTGCAGGCGTCGGAGAATTCGCTGCTGCAATCACAAATTAATTATGGCGTCGCCCAGATCGATCTCGGCCGCGCGACAGGTACGCTGCGGCAATCGTTGATCGGGCCGCCCAATGTCGCTTCGTTTGCCCAGCCGCAGTTGGTTCACTGA
- a CDS encoding aminoglycoside phosphotransferase family protein, whose amino-acid sequence MNEIPESILHQLLAPRGATQIEPAASGWGLSGARVYRVEADGTSYCLRRWPLGTEIARVDQVHRFMSAARTGGCMLVPEVGCRPGTTARIASDNGVWDLTRWMPGRCLSRDELSLPRIEQAAAAIASIHRSLAAVDCQDQVAPAVLARIARIDQLTHNNPFDRVLASPPPLQSLAHRAMALWNANHAAIRYRLNEAAAVRVKTQWVLRDVHLEHLLFDNLGSATESVSAIVDYDAVRIDTPATDLARFLGSCGEIPPQWYNAAIAAYRRICPLADDSERLIPLLDAATSLIASANWTQWLCVENRRFDAGAEKAVDRFRETIDRAEMLFP is encoded by the coding sequence ATGAACGAAATCCCCGAATCGATTCTCCACCAGTTGCTCGCGCCGCGGGGAGCCACACAGATCGAACCGGCTGCCAGCGGCTGGGGACTCAGCGGCGCGAGAGTCTATCGCGTCGAGGCCGATGGGACGAGCTATTGTCTGCGTCGGTGGCCGCTGGGAACCGAGATCGCGCGGGTCGATCAGGTGCATCGCTTTATGTCCGCCGCGCGAACCGGCGGATGCATGCTGGTCCCCGAGGTCGGTTGTCGCCCAGGAACCACCGCGCGGATCGCTAGCGACAACGGTGTCTGGGATCTGACGCGTTGGATGCCCGGCCGATGCCTTTCGCGCGACGAACTGTCCCTTCCGCGGATCGAACAGGCGGCCGCAGCGATCGCCTCGATCCATCGATCCCTTGCCGCTGTCGATTGCCAAGACCAGGTCGCTCCGGCGGTCTTGGCTCGGATCGCGCGGATCGACCAACTGACTCATAACAATCCGTTTGATCGCGTGCTCGCCTCGCCACCGCCGCTGCAATCGCTGGCCCACCGCGCGATGGCACTCTGGAATGCGAACCACGCTGCGATCCGCTATCGCTTGAACGAAGCGGCGGCGGTCCGGGTGAAAACCCAATGGGTACTGCGCGATGTCCACCTAGAACATCTGTTGTTCGACAACCTTGGCAGCGCAACGGAATCGGTTTCAGCGATCGTCGATTACGACGCCGTCCGCATCGACACGCCGGCGACCGACCTGGCCAGATTTCTAGGAAGCTGTGGGGAAATACCTCCCCAGTGGTATAATGCAGCTATCGCTGCGTACCGTCGGATCTGCCCACTGGCTGACGATTCGGAGCGTCTGATCCCCTTGTTGGACGCCGCCACGAGTTTGATAGCGTCGGCAAATTGGACCCAATGGCTGTGCGTAGAGAACCGCAGGTTTGATGCGGGAGCAGAAAAAGCAGTCGATCGGTTCCGAGAAACGATCGATCGTGCGGAAATGCTGTTCCCGTAG